The Candidozyma auris chromosome 1, complete sequence genome includes a region encoding these proteins:
- the MLT1 gene encoding Mlt1p gives MLQQPIVAPLQQTLWPLDATIRSNCSLGESIRRPLFDPYKSAPNPCFIACALLLTQLVLAVAVLSQTALVLFKNKYGPFSIKYSFGSPWSFRSVGTAQILRANSALLQGLVLLIVVLLNGESLSTLTFGSVINQAAVVSSAVALLLVVPLHIVEITRSVVGHGSLLVYWFTSTTFWTIVLLNDIFSQHKVFVPHSDKDAISIAITAEIFLVLNSLFVSILENYFYTPSKELLEYFELNGWEASTVRNLVDELLFIWVNPMLKEVYSTENIEADDIPSVEVGLKSDVLSQIFKKKWSEEIERATWWRDRRVRKAKAPSAKDNEIRPQLLLVITKMYWKTALKGIFCQLMEIVADTTVPFLLQAFITFFTKYAVAKEANKETPPIVIGFTLAFGIYAVSVWRFFSFNQLFVSFFRISFGVQSSLTTTSYEKALKLSPDARKEKNTGEIVNHVSVDVGVIARCLETFSDAFVIPVRLALCLGALYKLLGNSTWAGFAVSVVMVPLSSKVSMAIFSLFKTQMEYKDERTRLTSEILNSIKSIKLYSWEKPMLKRLDEIRNQKELKNARHIGIWNAGSDFVWEIIPFFISCAVYGTYGFFAKTPLTPAIIFPALSLFDQLSDPINMIPHIFSQIAEAKVSLNRLQKFFIMDEMETDIVTRTNKPSKKGEETVVVSNASFVWSQKEALMSDGERKYALQNINFKAKKGELTCIVGRVGAGKTTLLKSIVGEIPVVRNDDTQITVNGTVAYCAQNAWILNSSVRENILFGRKFDRKFYDKTIEACQLERDFEVLPHGDSTLVGEKGISLSGGQKARLSLARAVYSRADIYLLDDVLSAVDAHVGKRITQAVLSSSGLLASKTIILATNSVKVLKLAHQTYFLREGQIIEQGTHDTLMNKKGEIAELIAEFASDGQDQEEEVVSESSSDSDDSEEPKAFEPKSVAEMEAIEEAGMIPLAKVQSHQTIGHASIVSFDHKYQFEEGFGETQKESENKETKEKGKIKLVVYLEYIKACRYPFIILWSLLSVLVSVAIIYGRVVLKSWSEKNYDHGYNVKPAFYLTLYAATGIFGGGIKIINSFILWTFCAIHSSRYFHDRMANSILRAPMSFFDTTPVGRILNRFSDDIAVLDDQILWISVMLFTCVSETVIRIGIVIFNLPIMIIILPVLVYVFLQYRNYFIPTSRALKRLRSALRSPVFSHLQESINGAETLRAYNENDRFIYANKKKVDDVIKTDFVSQITNRWLSMRLQSISALVVLASSLSTLLSLVSKNPFSPSMIGFLMTYVFSSTSYLNGIIRMSSEAEVRLVAIERLIEYGNIAPEADEIIENNRPPLEWPNRGVVEFKNYSTSYRPGLPPVLKNINLHIRPSEKIGIVGRTGAGKSSLTLALFRIIEAIEGNIDIDAIDTSKIGLFDLRRQLNIIPQDAHAFEGTVRKNLDPFDQYTDEELWRVLELAHLKGHVESMKTETKDNGEEEGKRSKSKEDDEEPQVGLRAKIDEGGANLSSGQRQLLCLARALLKTSQVLVLDEATAAVNVQTDKIIQETIRAEFKDKTILTIAHRLDTIMDSDRILVLDSGQVKEFDSPKTLLADKTSMFYSLCKEGGYLSKQNDED, from the coding sequence ATGCTTCAACAGCCTATAGTAGCACCGCTACAACAGACCTTGTGGCCCTTAGATGCCACAATCAGGTCCAACTGTTCCTTAGGCGAATCTATCCGTCGTCCTTTATTCGACCCCTATAAAAGCGCTCCCAATCCATGTTTCATAGCCTGTGCACTTCTTTTGACCCAACTTGTGCTAGCTGTGGCTGTGTTGTCTCAAACGGCTCTTgtgctcttcaaaaataaGTACGGTCCGTTTTCCATCAAGTATTCGTTCGGCTCTCCGTGGTCTTTCCGCAGTGTGGGCACTGCTCAGATACTAAGAGCTAATCTGGCATTGCTTCAGGGCCTTGTGCTCCTCATAGTTGTCTTGTTGAATGGTGAGTCGTTATCTACATTAACCTTTGGTCTGGTGATTAATCAGGCAGCCGTTGTTCTGCTGGCAGTGGCCCTTTTGCTCGTGGTGCCACTTCACATTGTGGAAATAACGCGTTCTGTGGTTGGCCACGGCTCCCTTCTTGTCTACTGGTTTACCTCCACTACCTTCTGGACAATTGTGCTCCTCAACGACATATTTTCTCAGCACAAGGTCTTTGTGCCCCACTCTGATAAAGATGCCATTTCAATTGCCATAACTGCTGAGATTTTCTTAGTCCTTAACTCTCTTTTTGTGCTGATTCTTGAAAACTACTTCTACACACCTTCCaaagagcttttggaaTACTTCGAGTTGAACGGGTGGGAAGCATCAACAGTCAGAAACCTTGTGGACGaacttcttttcatctGGGTGAACCCAATGTTGAAAGAGGTTTACCTGACTGAGAATATCGAGGCCGACGATATCCCTAGTGTTGAGGTTGGTCTCAAGAGTGATGTTTTGTCGCAAatattcaaaaagaaatggtCAGAGGAAATTGAAAGAGCTACTTGGTGGAGAGATAGAAGAGTTAGAAAAGCGAAGGCTCCGTCAGCCAAGGATAACGAAATCAGACCCCAATTACTTTTAGTGATTACCAAAATGTATTGGAAAACTGCTCTTAAGGGAATATTCTGTCAGTTGATGGAGATTGTTGCTGACACTACTGTTCCATTTTTGCTTCAAGCGTTCATTACTTTTTTCACGAAGTATGCCGTCGCAAAGGAAGCTAATAAAGAAACGCCTCCTATAGTCATTGGCTTCACGTTGGCATTTGGCATATACGCCGTCTCCGTATGGagattcttctccttcaatcAGTTGTTcgtttccttcttcagaaTAAGTTTTGGAGTTCAATCATCTCTTACAACCACATCCTATGAAAAAGCCCTTAAGCTCTCCCCTGACGCCagaaaggagaaaaatACCGGTGAAATTGTCAACCATGTTTCGGTCGATGTTGGGGTGATAGCAAGATGTCTTGAAACATTCTCTGATGCGTTTGTCATTCCAGTTCGTTTAGCTTTGTGTTTAGGTGCCTTATACAAGTTACTCGGCAATTCAACCTGGGCGGGGTTTGCAGTTTCCGTCGTGATGGTTCCACTTTCATCCAAAGTTAGCATGGCCatattttctttgtttAAAACTCAAATGGAGTATAAAGATGAGCGGACGAGGCTTACCTCTGAGATTCTCAATTCAATCAAATCTATCAAGCTTTACTCATGGGAGAAGCCCATGCTCAAGCGTCTAGACGAGATTagaaaccaaaaagaaCTCAAGAATGCGAGACACATTGGTATATGGAACGCTGGCAGTGATTTTGTTTGGGAAATCATTCCATTCTTCATATCGTGCGCAGTTTACGGAACTTATGGCTTCTTTGCCAAGACGCCCCTTACACCTGCCATCATCTTCCCAGCACTCTCTTTGTTCGATCAATTATCTGATCCCATTAACATGATTCCACACATCTTTTCTCAAATCGCAGAAGCCAAGGTCTCGTTGAACagattgcaaaaattcttcatcatgGATGAAATGGAAACGGATATCGTAACACGCACAAACAAGCCCCTGAAGAAGGGCGAAGAAACAGTTGTTGTGTCAAACGCATCGTTTGTGTGGtcccaaaaagaagccctCATGTCAGATGGAGAACGTAAATACGCTCTTCAGAACATTAACTTTAAAGCAAAGAAGGGTGAATTGACTTGTATTGTTGGAAGAGTCGGTGCCGGTAAAACCACTCTCTTGAAGTCCATTGTCGGAGAAATTCCTGTCGTACGTAATGATGATACTCAAATCACTGTCAACGGTACGGTCGCATACTGTGCACAAAATGCTTGGATCCTCAACTCTTCGGTGAGAGAGAACATCTTGTTTGGGAGGAAGTTTGATAGAAAGTTCTATGATAAAACAATCGAGGCTTGCCAGTTGGAGCGTGACTTTGAGGTACTTCCACATGGTGATTCTACTCTCGTTGGCGAAAAAGGAATTTCTCTTTCAGGTGGGCAAAAAGCAAGATTGTCATTGGCAAGAGCTGTTTACTCGAGAGCAGATATCTACCTATTGGACGACGTCTTGTCCGCTGTTGATGCTCACGTAGGTAAGCGAATCACGCAAGCTGTATTATCTTCCAGTGGCCTTCTAGCTAGTAAGACCATAATACTTGCTACAAATTCAGTCAAAGTGCTCAAATTGGCTCATCAAACTTATTTCTTGAGGGAGGGTCAAATTATCGAACAAGGAACGCATGATACGTTGATGAACAAGAAAGGCGAAATCGCCGAACTCATCGCTGAGTTCGCTTCTGATGGTCAAGAccaggaggaggaagtCGTCAGCGAGCTGTCAAGTGACTCAGATGACTCCGAGGAGCCGAAAGCGTTTGAGCCTAAGAGTGTTGCCGAAATGGAGGCAATAGAGGAAGCTGGTATGATCCCTCTAGCTAAGGTCCAAAGTCATCAAACTATCGGGCATGCTTCGATTGTTTCATTTGATCACAAATaccaatttgaagaaggatttgGTGAAACTCAGAAGGAGTCCGAGAACAAGGAGACGAAGGAGAAGggcaaaatcaagcttgtAGTTTACTTAGAGTACATCAAAGCTTGTCGGTATCCTTTTATTATACTTTGGTCTTTGTTGTCAGTGCTTGTCAGTGTTGCCATTATATATGGACGAGTTGTTTTGAAGAGTTGGTCAGAGAAGAATTATGATCATGGATACAACGTTAAGCCGGCCTTCTACTTGACATTATACGCGGCAACAGGAATATTTGGAGGTGGtatcaaaatcatcaacagTTTCATACTTTGGACATTCTGTGCCATTCATTCTTCGAGGTATTTCCATGACCGCATGGCCAATAGTATTTTGAGGGCACCCATGTCGTTCTTCGACACTACACCGGTTGGAAGAATCTTGAACAGATTTTCAGATGATATAGCTGTTCTTGACGACCAAATCCTTTGGATATCTGTCATGTTATTCACTTGTGTCCTGGAGACAGTTATCAGGATTGGTATCGTGATTTTCAACTTGCCTATTATGATCATTATACTTCCAGTGCTTGTATACGTTTTCCTTCAGTACAGAAACTACTTCATTCCAACTTCCAGAGCTTTAAAGAGACTTCGCTCCGCTTTGAGAAGTCCAGTGTTTtcacatcttcaagaatctATTAATGGCGCAGAGACATTAAGAGCTTACAATGAAAATGATAGATTCATATAtgcaaacaagaaaaaggtCGATGATGTGATAAAGACAGATTTCGTTTCCCAGATCACAAACAGATGGTTGTCAATGAGACTTCAGTCAATCTCAGCGTTGGTGGTCCTAGCTTCGAGTTTACTGACTCTTTTGTCATTGGTGTCGAAGAATCCATTTTCACCATCGATGATAGGTTTTCTCATGACTTACGTATTCTCTTCAACGTCATACCTCAACGGAATAATCAGAATGTCGTCTGAAGCCGAAGTTAGATTGGTTGCCATTGAAAGATTGATCGAATACGGTAATATCGCACCCGAAGCTGATGAGATAATCGAAAACAATAGACCCCCTCTCGAATGGCCTAATCGCGGAGTTGTCGAGTTTAAGAATTATAGCACAAGCTATAGACCTGGACTACCACCAGTGTTGAAAAACATCAATTTGCATATTAGACCTTCAGAAAAAATAGGCATTGTTGGTCGTACTGGAGCTGGGAAGAGCTCTCTAACCTTGGCCTTATTTCGGATAATTGAGGCAATTGAGGGAAACATTGATATTGATGCGATCGACACGAGTAAGATAGGACTTTTCGATTTGAGACGCCAACTCAATATCATTCCCCAAGATGCTCATGCTTTTGAAGGCACAGTGAGAAAAAATTTGGATCCTTTTGATCAGTACACTGACGAGGAGTTGTGGAGAGTCCTAGAGTTGGCTCATCTCAAAGGTCACGTTGAGTCAATGAAGACTGAAACAAAGGAtaatggtgaagaagaaggcaagAGAAGTAAGAGcaaggaagatgacgaagaacCACAGGTTGGTCTTAGGGCTAAAATAGATGAGGGAGGCGCTAATCTTTCTTCCGGTCAGAGGCAATTGTTGTGTCTTGCTCGTGCATTACTAAAGACTTCGCAAGTGCtagttcttgatgaagccaCTGCAGCAGTTAATGTGCAAACAGATAAAATCATCCAAGAGACAATTAGAGCGGAGTTCAAGGATAAGACTATTCTCACGATTGCTCACAGATTGGATACAATCATGGATAGTGATCGAATTCTCGTGCTTGATAGTGGACAGGTGAAGGAGTTCGACTCTCCAAAGACTTTGCTTGCTGACAAGACCAGCATGTTCTACTCGTTATGCAAAGAGGGTGGGTATCTCCTGAAACAGAATGACGAGGACTGA
- the BRO1 gene encoding Bro1p translates to MKTNLLLIPTKKTDDVNWTKPLNNYLLSIYGNTSEFQQDITSFNKLRQDIQGVNADSTGISLYFKYFSQLELLDLRISFPTVNKHRKLTFTWYDAFSPAAQHKQYALPFEKAGVLFNLASLMSKAASLKYTESQRSGSSGESAFKEAVQLLQQAAGIFQFVGESFLHAPSNDLNPATIMFLKNLCLAQSQEIFNLKVIDGDVEQKKNLLISKICRGTANHYERCFSSCSHLLNADTSISDQSTFAIVEAGLDEDDELEDIDNDPTDEYNPDKQGLPDSRVTARLDSSWVAVIQVKSMYYLSLSYFFTGLHLESSHKYGDAIAYLSKSLELINDIPSSNVKKVSKGGREDVYDLLDNLKYHKDALEIKLKELNKDNDLVYHEIVPSLVTLVEPKPLDSSKLISIKEIDLFAKVNEHSYENFLKNVVPMDIHELLSYYSEEKSQFLRNELDEVDVSNEELSSVLEYLKLPKALTQIKEILQSNELISSGGSDISVDATLLAKVNEIAQKFHTDSTNRARISELRGKILSVVNECDGMLKASITERSGQFREDLIRLKKSLYDTANSDAKLFALIDEDKSSLHAILGKGPESTEFKSLFDVPHNAIQNQPSEEISLLDMDDSQIKNMSYDGQIASLENILNDLNVLKSNKNKLVERLKQEIHNDDISEILMLNSRVKSKNEIKSVIFPEELKRFNVFSEQLDDLIKRQSVLVNDLREQWTILSSNPKVKEVQMSKKFRDGVFKQQTQRINDFYDNCWKRYSLGLEKGAEYYSQLLKLAENLKRAIENDKASSLSGSMSSMSLGSHPTVESNRGYSPNPSAPPTFSQYTPYAQGSQKEGMYQTFNQPPLQPMMSDTHGAPSVQRQGTGSSSLSSYSRPAPALPPKRPTQPSMEMHNQVQASSLFEGAPQQPKAQSSSGLIYDEPSTYQPDMYNFFKK, encoded by the coding sequence ATGAAGACTAACTTGCTCCTTATACCTACGAAGAAGACTGATGATGTCAATTGGACGAAGCCTCTCAACAATTACCTCCTATCGATTTACGGCAACACCTCGGAATTTCAACAGGATATAACGAgtttcaacaagctcagaCAAGATATACAAGGCGTCAACGCAGATTCAACAGGGATTTCTTTATACTTCAAATACTTTAGTCAGTTGGAGCTCTTAGATTTACGAATTTCCTTCCCCACAGTCAACAAGCACAGGAAGCTAACGTTTACTTGGTACGACGCTTTTCTGCCCGCAGCACAACACAAGCAGTATGCGTTaccatttgaaaaagctggGGTTCTTTTTAATCTTGCATCATTAATGCTGAAGGCTGCCAGTTTGAAGTACACGGAATCACAAAGACTGGGGTCATCAGGCGAGAGTGCATTCAAAGAGGCAgttcagcttcttcaacaagcagCCGGTATCTTTCAATTTGTTGGGGAGAGCTTCCTACATGCTCCTTCAAATGACCTCAATCCAGCTACTATcatgtttttgaagaatcttTGCTTAGCTCAGAGTCAAgagatcttcaatttgaaggtCATTGATGGGGACGTAgaacagaagaagaacttgctcatttcaaaaatctGTCGGGGCACAGCAAACCACTACGAACGCTGCTTCAGtagttgcagccatttatTAAACGCCGATACCTCAATTTCGGATCAGTCTACATTTGCTATAGTGGAAGCAGGCTTggacgaagatgatgaattGGAAGATATTGACAATGATCCAACTGATGAGTACAACCCAGATAAACAGGGCCTTCCTGACCTGCGGGTCACAGCACGTCTTGACTCCTCTTGGGTTGCTGTCATACAAGTCAAATCTATGTACTATCTTTCCTTGTCATACTTCTTCACCGGCCTCCACTTGGAGAGCTCTCACAAGTATGGCGATGCAATTGCCTACCTATCTAAGTCATTGGAGCTCATAAACGATATACCCCTGCTGAATGTGAAGAAGGTATCGAAAGGTGGCAGGGAAGATGTATATGATCTCTTGGACAACCTCAAATACCACAAAGATGCATTGGAAatcaagctcaaagagcttaACAAGGATAACGATCTTGTGTATCATGAGATTGTACCGTCTTTAGTAACGTTAGTGGAACCAAAACCTCTTGACAGCTCCAAGCTTATTTCAATTAAAGAAATTGATCTATTTGCCAAAGTTAATGAGCACAGCTATGAAAACTTCTTAAAGAATGTTGTGCCCATGGACATACATGAGCTTTTGAGTTACTACTCCGAGGAAAAATCCCAATTCTTGAGAAACGAGcttgatgaggttgacgTATCCAACGAGGAGTTGTCATCTGTGTTGGAGTACCTCAAGCTACCGAAAGCCTTGACTCAAATAAAGGAAATTCTCCAAAGCAACGAGCTCATTAGTTCAGGCGGCTCGGATATATCTGTTGATGCAACTTTACTTGCCAAAGTGAATGAAATCGCACAAAAGTTTCATACGGATTCCACCAATAGAGCGAGAATATCCGAGCTCAGAGGTAAGATTTTATCTGTGGTGAATGAGTGTGACGGAATGTTGAAAGCGCTGATCACAGAAAGGTCAGGGCAATTTAGAGAGGATTTAATACGACTCAAGAAGTCATTATACGACACCGCAAACTCAGATGCGAAATTGTTTGCTTTaattgatgaagacaaGAGTCTGCTACATGCAATTCTCGGCAAGGGCCCCGAGTCAACAGAATTCAAGAGTCTTTTTGACGTACCCCACAACGCAATTCAAAATCAACCATCTGAGGAGATCAGCTTGCTTGATATGGACGACTCACAGATAAAGAACATGAGTTATGATGGGCAAATCGCGTCACTTGAGAACATTTTGAATGATTTGAATGTTTTGAAGAGTAACAAAAATAAACTTGTTGAGCGGTTAAAGCAAGAGATACACAACGATGATATTTCCGAAATCTTAATGCTCAATAGCAGAGTCAAACTGAAGAACGAAATCAAATCTGTGATTTTCCCAGAGGAGCTTAAGAGATTCAATGTTTTCTCCGAGCAATTGgatgacttgatcaagagGCAATCTGTGTTGGTTAATGATCTCAGAGAGCAGTGGACAATACTTAGCTCCAATCCGAAAGTGAAGGAGGTGCAAATGTCAAAGAAATTTCGGGACGGTGTGTTTAAACAACAGACGCAGAGGATCAACGATTTCTATGACAATTGCTGGAAGAGATACTCCTTGGGTTTGGAGAAAGGTGCCGAGTACTACCTGCAATTGCTCAAGTTAGCCGAGAATCTTAAAAGAGCGATTGAGAATGATAAAGCTAGCTCATTGTCTGGCTCAATGTCCAGCATGAGTCTTGGCTCTCACCCAACAGTTGAATCGAATAGAGGTTATTCGCCAAATCCTTCAGCTCCGCCTACTTTTTCTCAATACACCCCATACGCTCAAGGATCACAAAAGGAAGGAATGTACCAGACTTTCAACCAACCACCTTTACAGCCCATGATGTCAGACACTCATGGAGCACCATCAGTGCAACGCCAAGGGACGGGTTCTAGTAGCTTGTCTTCCTATTCAAGACCGGCGCCTGCGCTTCCACCGAAGAGACCTACCCAACCCAGTATGGAGATGCATAATCAGGTTCAGGCTCTGCTGCTCTTCGAAGGTGCACCTCAACAACCCAAGGCTCAGTCATCTAGCGGATTGATCTACGACGAGCCTTCAACTTACCAACCAGATATgtacaacttcttcaaaaagtaG
- the UTR2 gene encoding Utr2p: MKAYFVLLLSFLVSFTAAADWTPTYCNKTNPCPEELPCCSQYGMCGTGSYCLGGCDIRFSYNLSACMPMPRMESFEDSFKNIDHIEKSTSYLGNYTEADWVYTGHIANHDDALLLQMPNQSTGAVVSSTRYLWYGKVGATVKSSRGGGVISAFITFSDVQDEIDFEWIGYDLKNTETNYYYQGVLNYTNMKKAETSNTFENYHYYEIDWSEEELTWSIDGEPVRTLKKSDTYNSTTKKYMYPQTPSRIQFSLWPGGAASNAKGTIEWAGGPIDWDSEDIKKTGYYYAYVKNVTVETYDLPSWVKKNASNDTKGYHAFLYNSTDGIENDIFLTKKKTWLGSGDATGFDPENEDEVETVSSGSSTVTKTKSRTKDSTVDVPTGAGNGNIAAGGGGGRTTSAEYTGGFVQNSHATGSSGKSSGSSGSGSSSGAPSYTIERILSLAAGVMGIVFTFAF, translated from the coding sequence ATGAAGGCCTACTTCGTCCTTTTGCTTTCGTTTCTCGTCAGCTTCACCGCTGCTGCTGACTGGACCCCCACCTACTGTAACAAGACCAACCCATGTCCAGAAGAACTCCCCTGCTGCTCCCAGTACGGTATGTGTGGAACAGGCTCGTACTGCTTGGGTGGATGTGACATTCGTTTTTCTTACAACTTATCTGCGTGTATGCCAATGCCTCGTATGGAATCCTTCGAGGATTCATTCAAGAACATTGACCACATTGAAAAACTGACAAGCTACTTGGGTAACTACACTGAGGCCGACTGGGTGTACACTGGCCACATTGCTAACCATGATGATGCGCTTTTGTTGCAGATGCCCAACCAATCCACTGGCGCCGTGGTGTCGAGTACTAGGTATCTTTGGTACGGTAAGGTTGGTGCTACTGTGAAATCATCTCGTGGTGGTGGTGTGATTTCTGCATTCATCACTTTCTCCGACGTTCAGGATGAAATCGACTTCGAGTGGATCGGTTACGACTTGAAAAACACTGAAACCAACTACTACTACCAGGGTGTGTTGAATTACACGAACATGAAGAAGGCCGAGACTTCCAACACCTTCGAGAACTATCACTACTACGAAATTGACTGGtctgaggaggagcttACTTGGTCAATTGACGGTGAGCCCGTGCGTacgttgaagaagtcagaCACTTACAACCTGACAACCAAAAAGTACATGTATCCACAAACTCCGTCTAGAATTCAGTTTTCCTTGTGGCCTGGTGGAGCGGCTTCCAACGCCAAGGGTACAATAGAGTGGGCCGGTGGTCCAATTGACTGGGACTCTGAGGACATTAAAAAAACTGGCTACTATTACGCCTACGTGAAGAATGTGACTGTCGAAACTTACGACTTGCCTTCGTGGGTTAAAAAGAACGCCAGCAACGACACCAAGGGTTATCATGCCTTCTTGTACAATTCCACAGACGGTATAGAGAACGACATTTTCttgaccaagaagaagacttggTTGGGATCAGGCGACGCGACAGGGTTCGACCCTGAGAACGAGGACGAGGTTGAAACCGTGTCATCGGGGTCTTCCACTGTCACCAAGACAAAATCTAGAACTAAAGACAGTACTGTTGACGTGCCTACAGGTGCTGGGAACGGAAATATTGCTGCtggaggaggtggtggGAGAACCACCTCAGCTGAGTACACTGGTGGTTTCGTTCAAAATTCTCATGCTACGGGCTCTAGCGGCAAATCCTCGGGTTCTTCTGGTTCGGGATCCAGTTCCGGCGCTCCTTCATATACAATCGAGAGAATCCTTTCTCTCGCTGCTGGTGTGATGGGAATTGTATTCACTTTTGCATTCTAA